The window TTTTTCCAAGTTCAGGTAGAACAAGCCCTATAAATCCTGCTACTAAAATTACCACTAATAAAAAAGTTAAACATACTGATTTTAATCTGCTTAACTTTGTTTTTTCCTCTATCTTAGTAACTACTGGATCTAAAAATATCGTTATAAATAGAGCATAAATAACTGGTACAAGATATCCTATATAGGTAGAATATATCTCCTTTAATGCCTCATATCTTTGAAAGAAACTTTGAATTAAAATTAAAACAATCCCTATTCCTATTATCTTAAAATAGCTTAGTTTTTTATTCATCTGTAATACTCCTATCTAACTATAAAGTCTATATCATCGCTGTCTGTATTATCTCCCTTATTCCCAACTATTTTTATCAATAATCTATCAGGAACTCCTATTATAACCTCTCCTGGATCCTTTATCCACCCTTGTTTTACATTCAATTTTAAAGGTGAGTTAGAGCTTGTAACTCTTACCATATTATCTTTAAATTTAACATTTACTCCACCTATATTGGTGTCTACAAAAATATCTCTCTCCTCTTTTTGTAAAGGATATACATATTTTAATTCGCTATCTACATAGATTTCAACTTTTGAGGCTCTTTCTTGAGAAAGATTCATTATTTTTAATCCAAGCCCAGTAAAAAATATTATAAAAAAAGAATATATTATTAAATCTCCAATTTTAAAGTACTTTCTTTTTCTCCTCATATTGCTCCTTTTTTATAAATTAGATACTCCTATTCTCTCTCCCATATAAACTTTTGTTTCTATTCCCTTTTGAGTATTTTCTAAAAGATCTTTATCTATCTGTATTTTTCCCTTTTCAAAAACTAAGATACAAGTTGATCCACCAAAATAGAAATACCCTTTCTCTTCTCCCTTATTTACAAAAGAGTTTGCCTTATAAGTTTGAGTTATTCCCCCTACCATTGTAGCTCCAACTTCAAACATTGCTATATCTCCAAATTTTTCTGTTTTTAAAATAGAATATTCTCTCTTATTTTCACAGAAAATTCTAAAATTTTGTTTTACAGCATGAGTGGATACAGAGTAATACCAACCATCTATAAGTTTGCTTTCACTTATATTTCCATCTGCTGGGAAGTGAAATCTATGATAATCTACTGGAGCTAATCTTATAATAACAAATACTCCATCTTCATATTTTTTTTCCAAATCTTTATCTCTAAAAAACTCTTCTAAAGAGAATTTATCTCCTTTAACAAAAAATTTATCCTTATCTTTTATATTTTCATAAGCTAATATCTTCCCATCTGCTGGAGATACTAATACATCTTCTGAATAATCTATTTTTCTAGCTCCTACTTTTAACTCTCTGTAAAAGAAATCATTAAAAGATGTAAACTCCTCAACTTTCTTTTTAGCCTCACTGATATTTATCTCTGCTTCCTCTATAAAAGGTACAATTTTTTTACATGATTCAGGAAGTGACATCTTTCTACCATAAAACTCTGTTAAAAATTTCTTTTTAACTACAAGATTTAATGGTAATTCCCCTAATGGATTATAATATAAAAATTTAAGATACTTTTCTCCTGGAACTTTCTCTGTAAGAATCTCTCCAGTTTTTCTTTCTATATACTTTATTTTACTAAATTTCACCTTTTCTCCTTTTATTTTTATAAATTACTAGCATTTTTGTCCAAAAATCTATATAATAACCTTATATCATATCTTACAAGGGAGGAATTTATACAATGAACAAAATAGCTCTTATAGCTCATGACAATATGAAAGATGATATTGTTGCTTTTGCTAAAAAACATGTTGATTTCTTTAAAAATTATGAACTTGTTGCTACTGGAACAACAGGAAAGAAAATTATGGAGGCTACTGGTTTAAATATTCACAGATATCAATCTGGACCTATTGGTGGAGACCAACAAATAGGTGCTGAAATAGCTACTAACAATATTTTAGCTATTTTCTTTTTAAGAGATCCTCTTACAGCACAACCTCACGAACCAGATATCTCTGCTCTTATCAGATTAGCTGACGTTCATAAAATACCAATTGCAACTAATATCTCAACTGCTGAATTATTAGTTAAAGCTTTATCACTTTAATGTCTATTATGACTCTCATCCTATTTAGAATGAGAGTCATTTTTTGTTACTTCTGACTTTATAGTTT is drawn from Fusobacterium varium and contains these coding sequences:
- the mgsA gene encoding methylglyoxal synthase; amino-acid sequence: MNKIALIAHDNMKDDIVAFAKKHVDFFKNYELVATGTTGKKIMEATGLNIHRYQSGPIGGDQQIGAEIATNNILAIFFLRDPLTAQPHEPDISALIRLADVHKIPIATNISTAELLVKALSL
- a CDS encoding NusG domain II-containing protein, translating into MRRKRKYFKIGDLIIYSFFIIFFTGLGLKIMNLSQERASKVEIYVDSELKYVYPLQKEERDIFVDTNIGGVNVKFKDNMVRVTSSNSPLKLNVKQGWIKDPGEVIIGVPDRLLIKIVGNKGDNTDSDDIDFIVR
- a CDS encoding phosphatidylserine decarboxylase; this translates as MKFSKIKYIERKTGEILTEKVPGEKYLKFLYYNPLGELPLNLVVKKKFLTEFYGRKMSLPESCKKIVPFIEEAEINISEAKKKVEEFTSFNDFFYRELKVGARKIDYSEDVLVSPADGKILAYENIKDKDKFFVKGDKFSLEEFFRDKDLEKKYEDGVFVIIRLAPVDYHRFHFPADGNISESKLIDGWYYSVSTHAVKQNFRIFCENKREYSILKTEKFGDIAMFEVGATMVGGITQTYKANSFVNKGEEKGYFYFGGSTCILVFEKGKIQIDKDLLENTQKGIETKVYMGERIGVSNL